The genome window CAGTAGTTGAATTACCAGCAGGTACAAAACACGATGCTACTGGGTCTGATCAACCGTTAGGTAGTTTGTTTGAACAATCATCACAAATCTTTTTAGATAGTGTAGTCATTGGACTAATGACACAATTAGATGTTGATGAAACAACTATGCAAAATAATCATGCCAATTTAGAATAGATATAAATAAGCAGTTAATGCGGAAGATTATATAATCTTCCGCATTAACAATGTAAATTCTAATATTATAGAAGAAAGAAGGATGAAAATTGTATTATAAAGGAAAAGAATTTTTCACTTCTAAAGATTTAGCTTTATGTGTTATCGGAGGAAAGTGGAAGATCCCTATAATTTTTCATTTACTTCAAGACAAAGTATTGAGATTAAGTGAGCTACAAAAAAAGTTGCCGCATGTCAATCAAAGGATGCTAATAAGACAACTTAGAGAATTAGAAGAGGACCAAATTATTGAAAGACATATTTATTCTGTAGTTCCCCCAAAAGTGGAGTATAAGCTGACATCTATAGGCTACAAGCTAGATAAGGTGGTTTATGCAATATGCGAATGGGGTGATTTATTCAAGGATGAAATAATACATTAAAAAGTTCTGGTGCAAATTAAAAATAAAGTTAACTACTCTCTTATAATGTAAGTATTCAATTAGCTGACTAACATGTATTAATTTCGCCGT of Staphylococcus succinus contains these proteins:
- a CDS encoding winged helix-turn-helix transcriptional regulator, which translates into the protein MYYKGKEFFTSKDLALCVIGGKWKIPIIFHLLQDKVLRLSELQKKLPHVNQRMLIRQLRELEEDQIIERHIYSVVPPKVEYKLTSIGYKLDKVVYAICEWGDLFKDEIIH